In a single window of the Nitrospira sp. genome:
- the gatC gene encoding Asp-tRNA(Asn)/Glu-tRNA(Gln) amidotransferase subunit GatC has protein sequence MEITQQDVEKVAQLARLALTASEKETFAKQLSQILSHVDQLKQYDTTGVEPTATVMGQVNIFREDSVRPSLAAEKALANAPERESDGFVVPKIIEER, from the coding sequence GTGGAGATCACGCAGCAGGATGTGGAAAAGGTAGCACAATTGGCACGATTGGCGCTGACGGCTTCGGAGAAGGAGACCTTTGCGAAGCAGTTGAGCCAAATCCTTTCCCATGTTGATCAGCTCAAGCAATATGACACGACCGGGGTTGAGCCGACCGCAACGGTGATGGGGCAAGTAAACATATTTCGAGAGGATAGTGTACGCCCATCGCTTGCTGCAGAGAAAGCATTGGCCAATGCGCCGGAGCGTGAATCAGATGGATT